The proteins below come from a single Aegilops tauschii subsp. strangulata cultivar AL8/78 chromosome 6, Aet v6.0, whole genome shotgun sequence genomic window:
- the LOC109767126 gene encoding peptidyl-prolyl cis-trans isomerase FKBP17-1, chloroplastic produces MVSPSVSAVAAAVPPPPAKTKPVTLATAPPLTATRRHLLLASAASALPTAAASAAASRFTEIPSSGGVKALELREGSGEVPVDGDQVAIHYYGRLAAKQGWRFDSTYDHKDATGDPIPFVFTIGSGKVIPGIEAAVKSMRVGGLRRVVIPPTQGYQNTSQEPIPPNFFDRQRLFTTIFNPTRLANGEGSTLGTVIFDIELISIRQHT; encoded by the exons ATGGTCAGCCCTTCCGTCTCCGCGGTGGCCGCCGCCGTGCCGCCGCCTCCCGCGAAAACAAAACCCGTGACCCTAGCTACAGCACCACCTCTGACGGCCACTAGAAGGCACCTCCTCCTGGCCTCCGCCGCATCCGCACTCCCCAcagccgccgcctccgccgcggcCTCTCGATTCACCGAGATCCCTAGCTCCGGCGGCGTGAAGGCCCTAGAGCTCCGGGAGGGTTCCGGCGAGGTCCCGGTCGACGGAGACCAG GTTGCAATTCACTACTATGGGAGGCTGGCTGCGAAGCAAGGATGGCGCTTCGACTCAACCTATGATCACAAGGACGCGACCGGTGATCCGATACCTTTTGTCTTTACCATCGGGTCTGGAAAG GTTATACCTGGTATTGAAGCAGCAGTGAAGTCCATGAGAGTCGGTGGTCTTCGCCGTGTGGTCATTCCGCCAACACAGGGATACCAAAACACATCACAGGAACCAATTCCTCCTAAT TTCTTTGATCGGCAGAGATTATTTACTACTATATTCAACCCGACACGCCTTGCAAATGGCGAGGGTTCCACTCTTGGTACTGTCATCTTCGACATCGAGCTGATCAGCATAAGGCAGCATACATGA